In a genomic window of Poecilia reticulata strain Guanapo linkage group LG22, Guppy_female_1.0+MT, whole genome shotgun sequence:
- the e2f2 gene encoding transcription factor E2F2 isoform X1, whose amino-acid sequence MMRMPRGVSPAPVRPAAGLSCAQQKMKVLSGGGGKTELFCSGLSSPPMSSVPVGYFTQIGNTTAAEQRANSLYSTPHGPDAKPIRSSSGRLPAKRKLDLEDPLYLPEFRTPKGKCSVAAGLPSPRSESASWSKSGQSAAYISTPKSPGERTRYDTSLGLLTKKFVGLIAESADGVLDLNWATEVLEVQKRRIYDITNVLEGVQLIRKKSKNNIQWLMGNVFEGGVAGGEKAFALRRELGDLERAERSLDDLIQSSTTQLKQLTEFKDSQSLGYVTYQDIRSIGSLRDQTVIAVKAPAETKLEVPETAGQGSLQIYLKSRNGPIEVYLCPEEGLEDASPVKSAVTPKKEDLKKPVTTTGTPQSQAVKDEPVEVSISTSSPSPASAPSSAAASAPSLLDVEGLLGLPPSLLQITEDQLPGASFTTDPSTPFVSFSPPLDHSDYLWSLEDSEGVSDFFDTYDLGDLLKS is encoded by the exons ATGATGCGGATGCCGAGAGGCGTCTCTCCCGCACCGGTCCGGCCGGCCGCGGGGCTCTCCTGCGCCCAGCAGAAGATGAAGGTTTTGTCCGGCGGCGGAGGGAAGACCGAGCTGTTCTGCAGCGGACTGTCCAGCCCGCCGATGAGCTCGGTACCGGTCGGATATTTCACCCAGATCGGCAACACGACAGCGGCCGAACAAAGAGCCAACAGTCTGTACTCGACCCCCCACGGACCGGACGCGAAGCCCATCAGATCATCCTCCGGGCGCCTGCCG GCGAAAAGGAAGCTGGACCTGGAGGACCCTCTTTACCTGCCAGAGTTTCGCACACCAAAAGGGAAATGCAGCGTCGCAGCAGGACTACCAAGCCCACGAAGTGAGTCAGCCTCATGGAGCAAATCAGGACAGAGCGCTGCCTACATCAGCA CTCCAAAGTCTCCAGGCGAGCGGACGCGGTACGACACTTCGCTGGGCCTGCTGACCAAGAAGTTTGTGGGACTGATCGCAGAATCTGCTGATGGAGTTCTGGACCTTAACTGGGCCACTGAAGTTCTGGAGGTCCAGAAGAGGCGGATCTATGACATCACCAACGTCCTGGAAGGCGTGCAGCTCATCCGAAAGAAATCCAAAAACAACATCCAGTGGCT gatGGGGAATGTTTTTGAAGGCGGCGTTGCTGGAGGGGAAAAGGCCTTTGCTCTGAGGAGAGAGCTGGGGGATCTGGAGAGAGCGGAGCGGTCTCTGGATGACCTGATCCAGTCCAGCACCACTCAGCTCAAACAGCTCACAGAGTTCAAAGACAGCCAGAG TCTGGGATACGTGACGTACCAGGACATCCGCTCCATCGGCAGCCTCCGAGACCAGACGGTGATCGCAGTCAAAGCTCCGGCTGAGACCAAGCTGGAGGTGCCGGAGACTGCTGGG CAGGGCTCATTACAGATCTATTTAAAGAGCAGGAACGGGCCTATAGAGGTGTACCTGTGTCCTGAGGAAGGGCTTGAAGATGCCAGCCCTGTTAAGAGCGCAGTCACCCCTAAGAAGGAAGACCTGAAGAAACCGGTGACGACCACGGGAACGCCGCAGAGCCAGGCTGTCAAAGACGAGCCTGTTGAAG TGAGCATATCCACTTCATCTCCTTCTCCAGCTTCAGCCCCCTCCTCAGCCGCTGCCTCTGCTCCCTCTCTTCTCGACGTGGAGGGGCTGCTGGGTTTGCCTCCCAGTCTGCTCCAGATCACAGAGGACCAGCTGCCCGGCGCCTCCTTCACCACAGACCCCAGCACTCCCTTCGTCAGCTTCTCTCCACCGTTAGACCACAGCGACTACCTCTGGAGCCTGGAGGACAGCGAAGGGGTGTCGGATTTCTTCGACACCTACGATCTTGGAGATTTACTGAAGAGCTGA
- the e2f2 gene encoding transcription factor E2F2 isoform X2, giving the protein MMRMPRGVSPAPVRPAAGLSCAQQKMKVLSGGGGKTELFCSGLSSPPMSSVPVGYFTQIGNTTAAEQRANSLYSTPHGPDAKPIRSSSGRLPAKRKLDLEDPLYLPEFRTPKGKCSVAAGLPSPRSESASWSKSGQSAAYISTPKSPGERTRYDTSLGLLTKKFVGLIAESADGVLDLNWATEVLEVQKRRIYDITNVLEGVQLIRKKSKNNIQWLMGNVFEGGVAGGEKAFALRRELGDLERAERSLDDLIQSSTTQLKQLTEFKDSQSLGYVTYQDIRSIGSLRDQTVIAVKAPAETKLEVPETAGGSLQIYLKSRNGPIEVYLCPEEGLEDASPVKSAVTPKKEDLKKPVTTTGTPQSQAVKDEPVEVSISTSSPSPASAPSSAAASAPSLLDVEGLLGLPPSLLQITEDQLPGASFTTDPSTPFVSFSPPLDHSDYLWSLEDSEGVSDFFDTYDLGDLLKS; this is encoded by the exons ATGATGCGGATGCCGAGAGGCGTCTCTCCCGCACCGGTCCGGCCGGCCGCGGGGCTCTCCTGCGCCCAGCAGAAGATGAAGGTTTTGTCCGGCGGCGGAGGGAAGACCGAGCTGTTCTGCAGCGGACTGTCCAGCCCGCCGATGAGCTCGGTACCGGTCGGATATTTCACCCAGATCGGCAACACGACAGCGGCCGAACAAAGAGCCAACAGTCTGTACTCGACCCCCCACGGACCGGACGCGAAGCCCATCAGATCATCCTCCGGGCGCCTGCCG GCGAAAAGGAAGCTGGACCTGGAGGACCCTCTTTACCTGCCAGAGTTTCGCACACCAAAAGGGAAATGCAGCGTCGCAGCAGGACTACCAAGCCCACGAAGTGAGTCAGCCTCATGGAGCAAATCAGGACAGAGCGCTGCCTACATCAGCA CTCCAAAGTCTCCAGGCGAGCGGACGCGGTACGACACTTCGCTGGGCCTGCTGACCAAGAAGTTTGTGGGACTGATCGCAGAATCTGCTGATGGAGTTCTGGACCTTAACTGGGCCACTGAAGTTCTGGAGGTCCAGAAGAGGCGGATCTATGACATCACCAACGTCCTGGAAGGCGTGCAGCTCATCCGAAAGAAATCCAAAAACAACATCCAGTGGCT gatGGGGAATGTTTTTGAAGGCGGCGTTGCTGGAGGGGAAAAGGCCTTTGCTCTGAGGAGAGAGCTGGGGGATCTGGAGAGAGCGGAGCGGTCTCTGGATGACCTGATCCAGTCCAGCACCACTCAGCTCAAACAGCTCACAGAGTTCAAAGACAGCCAGAG TCTGGGATACGTGACGTACCAGGACATCCGCTCCATCGGCAGCCTCCGAGACCAGACGGTGATCGCAGTCAAAGCTCCGGCTGAGACCAAGCTGGAGGTGCCGGAGACTGCTGGG GGCTCATTACAGATCTATTTAAAGAGCAGGAACGGGCCTATAGAGGTGTACCTGTGTCCTGAGGAAGGGCTTGAAGATGCCAGCCCTGTTAAGAGCGCAGTCACCCCTAAGAAGGAAGACCTGAAGAAACCGGTGACGACCACGGGAACGCCGCAGAGCCAGGCTGTCAAAGACGAGCCTGTTGAAG TGAGCATATCCACTTCATCTCCTTCTCCAGCTTCAGCCCCCTCCTCAGCCGCTGCCTCTGCTCCCTCTCTTCTCGACGTGGAGGGGCTGCTGGGTTTGCCTCCCAGTCTGCTCCAGATCACAGAGGACCAGCTGCCCGGCGCCTCCTTCACCACAGACCCCAGCACTCCCTTCGTCAGCTTCTCTCCACCGTTAGACCACAGCGACTACCTCTGGAGCCTGGAGGACAGCGAAGGGGTGTCGGATTTCTTCGACACCTACGATCTTGGAGATTTACTGAAGAGCTGA
- the e2f2 gene encoding transcription factor E2F2 isoform X4 — protein sequence MMRMPRGVSPAPVRPAAGLSCAQQKMKVLSGGGGKTELFCSGLSSPPMSSVPVGYFTQIGNTTAAEQRANSLYSTPHGPDAKPIRSSSGRLPAKRKLDLEDPLYLPEFRTPKGKCSVAAGLPSPRTPKSPGERTRYDTSLGLLTKKFVGLIAESADGVLDLNWATEVLEVQKRRIYDITNVLEGVQLIRKKSKNNIQWLMGNVFEGGVAGGEKAFALRRELGDLERAERSLDDLIQSSTTQLKQLTEFKDSQSLGYVTYQDIRSIGSLRDQTVIAVKAPAETKLEVPETAGGSLQIYLKSRNGPIEVYLCPEEGLEDASPVKSAVTPKKEDLKKPVTTTGTPQSQAVKDEPVEVSISTSSPSPASAPSSAAASAPSLLDVEGLLGLPPSLLQITEDQLPGASFTTDPSTPFVSFSPPLDHSDYLWSLEDSEGVSDFFDTYDLGDLLKS from the exons ATGATGCGGATGCCGAGAGGCGTCTCTCCCGCACCGGTCCGGCCGGCCGCGGGGCTCTCCTGCGCCCAGCAGAAGATGAAGGTTTTGTCCGGCGGCGGAGGGAAGACCGAGCTGTTCTGCAGCGGACTGTCCAGCCCGCCGATGAGCTCGGTACCGGTCGGATATTTCACCCAGATCGGCAACACGACAGCGGCCGAACAAAGAGCCAACAGTCTGTACTCGACCCCCCACGGACCGGACGCGAAGCCCATCAGATCATCCTCCGGGCGCCTGCCG GCGAAAAGGAAGCTGGACCTGGAGGACCCTCTTTACCTGCCAGAGTTTCGCACACCAAAAGGGAAATGCAGCGTCGCAGCAGGACTACCAAGCCCACGAA CTCCAAAGTCTCCAGGCGAGCGGACGCGGTACGACACTTCGCTGGGCCTGCTGACCAAGAAGTTTGTGGGACTGATCGCAGAATCTGCTGATGGAGTTCTGGACCTTAACTGGGCCACTGAAGTTCTGGAGGTCCAGAAGAGGCGGATCTATGACATCACCAACGTCCTGGAAGGCGTGCAGCTCATCCGAAAGAAATCCAAAAACAACATCCAGTGGCT gatGGGGAATGTTTTTGAAGGCGGCGTTGCTGGAGGGGAAAAGGCCTTTGCTCTGAGGAGAGAGCTGGGGGATCTGGAGAGAGCGGAGCGGTCTCTGGATGACCTGATCCAGTCCAGCACCACTCAGCTCAAACAGCTCACAGAGTTCAAAGACAGCCAGAG TCTGGGATACGTGACGTACCAGGACATCCGCTCCATCGGCAGCCTCCGAGACCAGACGGTGATCGCAGTCAAAGCTCCGGCTGAGACCAAGCTGGAGGTGCCGGAGACTGCTGGG GGCTCATTACAGATCTATTTAAAGAGCAGGAACGGGCCTATAGAGGTGTACCTGTGTCCTGAGGAAGGGCTTGAAGATGCCAGCCCTGTTAAGAGCGCAGTCACCCCTAAGAAGGAAGACCTGAAGAAACCGGTGACGACCACGGGAACGCCGCAGAGCCAGGCTGTCAAAGACGAGCCTGTTGAAG TGAGCATATCCACTTCATCTCCTTCTCCAGCTTCAGCCCCCTCCTCAGCCGCTGCCTCTGCTCCCTCTCTTCTCGACGTGGAGGGGCTGCTGGGTTTGCCTCCCAGTCTGCTCCAGATCACAGAGGACCAGCTGCCCGGCGCCTCCTTCACCACAGACCCCAGCACTCCCTTCGTCAGCTTCTCTCCACCGTTAGACCACAGCGACTACCTCTGGAGCCTGGAGGACAGCGAAGGGGTGTCGGATTTCTTCGACACCTACGATCTTGGAGATTTACTGAAGAGCTGA
- the e2f2 gene encoding transcription factor E2F2 isoform X3 yields the protein MMRMPRGVSPAPVRPAAGLSCAQQKMKVLSGGGGKTELFCSGLSSPPMSSVPVGYFTQIGNTTAAEQRANSLYSTPHGPDAKPIRSSSGRLPAKRKLDLEDPLYLPEFRTPKGKCSVAAGLPSPRTPKSPGERTRYDTSLGLLTKKFVGLIAESADGVLDLNWATEVLEVQKRRIYDITNVLEGVQLIRKKSKNNIQWLMGNVFEGGVAGGEKAFALRRELGDLERAERSLDDLIQSSTTQLKQLTEFKDSQSLGYVTYQDIRSIGSLRDQTVIAVKAPAETKLEVPETAGQGSLQIYLKSRNGPIEVYLCPEEGLEDASPVKSAVTPKKEDLKKPVTTTGTPQSQAVKDEPVEVSISTSSPSPASAPSSAAASAPSLLDVEGLLGLPPSLLQITEDQLPGASFTTDPSTPFVSFSPPLDHSDYLWSLEDSEGVSDFFDTYDLGDLLKS from the exons ATGATGCGGATGCCGAGAGGCGTCTCTCCCGCACCGGTCCGGCCGGCCGCGGGGCTCTCCTGCGCCCAGCAGAAGATGAAGGTTTTGTCCGGCGGCGGAGGGAAGACCGAGCTGTTCTGCAGCGGACTGTCCAGCCCGCCGATGAGCTCGGTACCGGTCGGATATTTCACCCAGATCGGCAACACGACAGCGGCCGAACAAAGAGCCAACAGTCTGTACTCGACCCCCCACGGACCGGACGCGAAGCCCATCAGATCATCCTCCGGGCGCCTGCCG GCGAAAAGGAAGCTGGACCTGGAGGACCCTCTTTACCTGCCAGAGTTTCGCACACCAAAAGGGAAATGCAGCGTCGCAGCAGGACTACCAAGCCCACGAA CTCCAAAGTCTCCAGGCGAGCGGACGCGGTACGACACTTCGCTGGGCCTGCTGACCAAGAAGTTTGTGGGACTGATCGCAGAATCTGCTGATGGAGTTCTGGACCTTAACTGGGCCACTGAAGTTCTGGAGGTCCAGAAGAGGCGGATCTATGACATCACCAACGTCCTGGAAGGCGTGCAGCTCATCCGAAAGAAATCCAAAAACAACATCCAGTGGCT gatGGGGAATGTTTTTGAAGGCGGCGTTGCTGGAGGGGAAAAGGCCTTTGCTCTGAGGAGAGAGCTGGGGGATCTGGAGAGAGCGGAGCGGTCTCTGGATGACCTGATCCAGTCCAGCACCACTCAGCTCAAACAGCTCACAGAGTTCAAAGACAGCCAGAG TCTGGGATACGTGACGTACCAGGACATCCGCTCCATCGGCAGCCTCCGAGACCAGACGGTGATCGCAGTCAAAGCTCCGGCTGAGACCAAGCTGGAGGTGCCGGAGACTGCTGGG CAGGGCTCATTACAGATCTATTTAAAGAGCAGGAACGGGCCTATAGAGGTGTACCTGTGTCCTGAGGAAGGGCTTGAAGATGCCAGCCCTGTTAAGAGCGCAGTCACCCCTAAGAAGGAAGACCTGAAGAAACCGGTGACGACCACGGGAACGCCGCAGAGCCAGGCTGTCAAAGACGAGCCTGTTGAAG TGAGCATATCCACTTCATCTCCTTCTCCAGCTTCAGCCCCCTCCTCAGCCGCTGCCTCTGCTCCCTCTCTTCTCGACGTGGAGGGGCTGCTGGGTTTGCCTCCCAGTCTGCTCCAGATCACAGAGGACCAGCTGCCCGGCGCCTCCTTCACCACAGACCCCAGCACTCCCTTCGTCAGCTTCTCTCCACCGTTAGACCACAGCGACTACCTCTGGAGCCTGGAGGACAGCGAAGGGGTGTCGGATTTCTTCGACACCTACGATCTTGGAGATTTACTGAAGAGCTGA